One segment of Plasmodium vivax chromosome 14, whole genome shotgun sequence DNA contains the following:
- a CDS encoding hypothetical protein, conserved (encoded by transcript PVX_101105A) yields the protein MKKDAADNNKLTNKEMNNFRLMTQLIELKKHKKAFKICEQILKKYPKNGETLAVKGYLLNLMDEKNKEEAFKLIKEGIVNNISSSFCWYLYGCLYKIYKNNDEALKCYLKAVKLNRYDYKALKEACILLLYLGRYEQFKDLRIDVYKDTVKGVRDKAILIFAFHLLKQYEKCFIIINQLKDELAPKGSAIRDPIKGSDLNPIEKHDLIVYMCEILLEGKLYGACLDLLKTHEEELLDKLWYNKMVGLVYLFEGKFEQANLHFRKAFEMNYENLNILLLILYTERSYSLDGRGSSGEADDAAKKGRTLSSLFFLDYKDEHKMDDQVEVDEHVKVLLHDFILDVYGSNRNLKLLARKEKNVLNDYVSHNWGMKKYDVYTLSEFNNFVNVNLVEEKHFKQNLHLENTDEYIHSMRESIQTEMNNIAKGEDVHSYNIIHWSEKLGVDLPFCYKKKFEKCMNMIHFYKIKNLNEEEENCFENYFTNLQKSYKHSNLLKIFPLYFYNEKKFSFHVEKLLRSLCYQKCLTIFSYFRPFFTYKNVKIILFLLHKYVENYERVRDIPPFDCGTVCAEIGGCYDCLGGDINQAGEESPQKEAQGWVEEAPEKREFTPEKNHEEDHPNGEAINGELPTGEDKHHLESTNGEAEETPQVSGEKKLVDNFLDETEEMKNIIGMATPLGGGEKTQKKDQNGKKIESGSGKKNPDEGKEKKEIKLDLKKVTLTEEERKEYFMLCIHSFVSQLYDYINCAEESLALLKDSSKKISFKVNESVKQELVFIKGLIYKRNGNYLEAYTHLEECRLANIGDRYINSKTIKTCLKCGLIKDAKKMASIFTNPLDNNFMKNINETQCFWLEFSISQSFFNNHPNVHLGRYLSLGPDSLYDFGGEEAEKGDAALGSEAALEGEAALESEAVAKRDATGDPCGKSVERPKLNLRRSILVDNDMLGRNELNDYSRGLHYLHMGHKQFLDIHEDQICFYYYTIRKMLYRSYRHLLCLTSEMFSCRFYRKFGKALIKALLHIHDCGLLKKNDLNKKSKKKTKPSVASQDESEIYEHIKNDPLENAMIYMKTFLSQPNVDLSVYKLKFDIERRSPDKDYAAMIDTLLTMKTIFPHHNYNYKFGPAISFYLCAVRLDSASEEQGKEITSKLNDLLGLNHPAYGTELLKEVRAQYMESFVKFFNEHKKGDLRYYQSALEMYLDCDERVDEGLLEKAYIDPKKNKLTRCLKFLRFLIKWEGKHAELAPLLDHFKTCCREAFPLATAFQ from the exons ATGAAGAAGGACGCAGCGGACAACAACAAGCTGACGAACAAGGAGATGAACAACTTCCGGCTGATGACGCAGCTGATAGAGCTGAAGAAGCACAAGAAGGCATTCAAAATATGCGAGCAGATACTTAAGAAGTACCCGAAGAACGGCGAGACGCTGGCGGTGAAGGGGTACCTACTAAACCTGatggatgaaaaaaacaaagaggAAGCCTTTAAGCTTATTAAAGAAGGGATAGTAAATAATATCTCGAGCAGTTTCTGCTGGTACTTGTATGGATGCCTatacaaaatttacaaaaataatgatgaGGCTTTGAAATGTTACCTTAAAGCGGTGAAGCTGAATCGGTATGACTACAAAGCTTTGAAGGAGGCCTGTATCCTCCTGCTGTACTTAGGCAGGTATGAACAGTTTAAGGATCTTCGTATAGATGTTTATAAAGATACCGTCAAGGGGGTAAGAGATAAggccattttaattttcgcCTTTCATCTGTTGAAGCAGTATGAAAAATGCTTCATCATAATTAACCAGCTGAAGGATGAGTTGGCCCCCAAAGGGAGTGCTATTCGGGACCCAATCAAGGGAAGCGATTTGAACCCCATTGAAAAACACGATTTGATAGTCTACATGTGTGAAATTTTATTGGAAGGGAAGCTTTACGGAGCTTGCCTGGACCTACTGAAGACACACGAGGAGGAGCTGCTGGACAAACTGtggtataataaaatggtCGGGCTGGTGTACCTATTTGAGGGGAAATTTGAGCAGGCCAATTTACATTTTAGGAAGGCCTTCGAAAtgaattatgaaaatttgaATATCCTTCTGTTGATTTTGTACACAGAGAGGAGTTACTCCCTTGATGGGAGGGGAAGCAGTGGAGAGGCAGACGACGCAGCGAAGAAGGGAAGAACGCTCTCCAGCTTGTTCTTCCTGGACTATAAGGATgagcacaaaatggatgacCAGGTGGAAGTGGACGAGCATGTAAAAGTACTGCTGCACGATTTCATTTTGGACGTCTATGGGTCCAACAGAAATTTGAAGTTGCTGGccaggaaggagaagaacgtCTTGAATGACTACGTGAGTCATAATtggggaatgaaaaaatatgacgtTTACACCCTTTCCGAATTTAACAACTTTGTTAATGTAAATTTGGTGGAAGAGAAGCACTTTAAGCAAAACTTGCATTTGGAAAATACGGATGAGTATATCCACTCGATGAGGGAAAGTATCCAAACGGAAATGAACAACATCGCCAAGGGGGAAGATGTCCACTCGTATAACATTATTCACTGGTCGGAAAAACTGGGAGTGGACttgccattttgctataaaaaaaaatttgaaaaatgcatGAATATGATCcacttttataaaataaaaaatctgaacgaggaggaggaaaactgctttgaaaattattttacaaatttgcaaaaaagttataaacattcgaatttgttaaaaatatttccactGTACTTTTAcaatgagaaaaaattttcctttcacGTGGAAAAGCTACTCCGCAGCCTTTGCTATCAGAAGTGCTTGACCATTTTCAGCTATTTTAGGCCCTTCTTCACctacaaaaatgttaaaataattctttttttgctccacaAATATGTTGAAAATTATGAGCGCGTGCGGGACATTCCCCCCTTTGACTGTGGCACCGTGTGTGCGGAGATCGGGGGGTGCTACGACTGCTTGGGGGGCGACATAAATCAAGCAGGGGAGGaatccccccaaaaggaggCCCAAGGATGGGTTGAGGAGGCCCCCGAAAAGAGGGAATTTACGCCAGAGAAGAACCATGAGGAGGATCACCCAAATGGCGAGGCGATAAACGGGGAGCTCCCCACCGGAGAGGACAAACACCATTTGGAAAGCACCAAcggagaagcggaagagaCCCCCCAAGTGagcggcgaaaaaaaacttgtgGACAACTTCCTAGACGAGAcggaagaaatgaaaaacatcATTGGAATGGCCACCCCCctagggggaggagaaaagacCCAAAAGAAGgaccaaaatgggaaaaaaatcgaaagcggaagtgggaaaaaaaaccccgatgaggggaaagaaaaaaaagaaataaaacttGACTTGAAGAAAGTCACTCTAACGGAGGAGGAAAGGAAGGAGTACTTCATGTTGTGCATTCACTCCTTCGTTAGTCAGCTGTATGACTACATAAACTGCGCGGAGGAATCGCTAGCTCTTCTCAAGGACAGCTCAAAAAAAATCTCCTTCAAGGTAAACGAGTCGGTCAAACAGGAGCTCGTTTTCATAAAGGGGTTAATTTACAAGCGAAATGGGAATTACCTAGAAGCGTACACGCACCTGGAAGAGTGCAGATTGGCCAACATTGGGGATAGGTACATCAATTCGAAGACGATTAAAACTTGCCTGAAGTGTGGCCTGATAAAGGATGCCAAGAAAATGGCCTCCATCTTCACCAACCCCTTGGACAACAACTTCATGAAGAACATCAACGAAACGCAGTGCTTCTGGTTGGAGTTCAGCATCTCGCAGAGCTTCTTCAACAACCACCCGAACGTCCACTTGGGGAGGTACCTCAGCTTGGGCCCCGACAGCTTGTACGACTTTGGCGGGGAGGAGGCAGAGAAAGGGGACGCGGCATTGGGAAGCGAAGCGGCACtggaaggggaagcggcactgGAAAGCGAAGCGGTGGCGAAAAGGGACGCGACGGGTGATCCTTGCGGCAAGAGCGTTGAAAGGCCCAAACTGAACCTGCGAAGAAGCATCCTGGTGGACAACGACATGCTCGGGAGAAACGAACTTAACGACTACAGCAGAGGGCTGCACTACCTGCACATGGGCCACAAGCAGTTCCTAGACATTCACGAAGACCAAATCTGCTTCTACTATTACACCATCAGGAAGATGCTCTATAGGTCCTACCGGCACCTGCTGTGCCTGACTAGCGAAATGTTCTCGTGCAGATTTTACCGCAAGTTTGGCAAGGCGTTAATTAAGGCGTTACTACACATACACGATTGCggattattaaaaaaaaatgacttgaataagaagagcaaaaagaaGACGAAACCGAGTGTAGCTAGCCAAGATGAAAGTGAAATCTAtgagcatataaaaaatgaccccTTGGAAAATGCCATGATTTATATGAAAACGTTTCTTTCCCAACCGAATGTGGATCTCTCTGTGTACAAGTTGAAATTTGACATTGAGAGGAGATCACCTG ACAAGGACTACGCAGCCATGATCGACACCCTCCTAACGATGAAGACCATATTTCCGCACCATAACTACAACTATAAATTTGGCCCGGCCATTTCGTTCTACTTGTGCGCAG TCCGTTTGGATAGCGCGAGCGAGGAACAAGGAAAAGAAATCACCAGCAAGCTAAACGACCTTTTAGGGTTGAATCACCCTGCGTACGGCACCGAGTTGTTAAAGGAAGTCAGGGCACAGTATATGGAAagttttgtaaaattttttaacgaGCATAAGAAGGGCGACTTGCGTTATTACCAGTCAG CCCTAGAAATGTACCTGGATTGTGACGAACGGGTAGACGAAGGACTTTTGGAAAAAGCCTACATCGACCCCAAGAAGAATAAACTAACGAGGTGTTTGAAATTCCTCCGATTTTTAATCAAATGGGAAGGGAAGCACGCAGAGTTGGCTCCCCTGTTGGACCACTTTAAG ACCTGCTGCAGAGAAGCCTTCCCGCTGGCAACGGCATTCCAGTGA
- a CDS encoding hypothetical protein, conserved (encoded by transcript PVX_101110A), which produces MVRTRKNIENMEIYDYMKEMSEKIWTYLFEDSLAHEAILHSLNELEQIIISRLLFIQQVVSERAMRLWINPNSLKKLSECIKNLVEAKILVESETKKDNYNQYKINEKFRHTMLNKIYKNREDKIFIFNNNVKEQMEKEKNLHENNLYPTKEEVANYAHMRWNNLLHFIASPKLSHLNSYMVYTNGISVEHRQEVYPPQTGLPVSRNDDKGDPNRNKNVDKGATSFNTPSKKGRKKSQADDEEYRPYGHSLYGGAAHNVVNYPAVKEEENEEEENEENDEGEDDDGEADEEDDEGDNSDNEDHPAEGAKYEKGPNEDAKYDQYGYHLEQGESAGAPPIGSAHKLHTHEANQYYTHHSGRKKKKKKKKKKKGVYAYKQNDLYYRSLQNVENGYPNGYPNGYSNGYPNGYPSGFPNGCPNGFPEEDNNDNSFFYSNAKKDACPSYTPCDSLIEVLKRKNFILQDDANSNKAVNMSREAFSWFLKDIRSRIISLVLEYLLIIDDGYVTNVAREISTKYKKKKNSSADAGIGGGSSANGPSAESGYAGYTAYPEHGGSDNVYSDQISATHQEKPKNDGSAPPCYVTEEKKDQKKSELYVRETLLLILSISQCTISHPIYLDNLTKAQKEFINFGIHIGLFLKRTEDYVFVTPYALLLTINNLNVQNYVAVMNSLTVEGLSENAYNEYIAIGEDGVDNNLPSKSSNVVPSRSVDIARHGHTDGGEKKISEKYFHHYSLLQEEKKRPPKRGSHQDMDKMKITHELASQHLSPEKKMNGSNILEMGLIVQSNFKVYLYTNSTLKINILSHLCELQARTPNMVVGILTRRSVLNAYNSDITANQIIKFLESYAHPGRSTFKSSIPVNVITQLKLWESERHRLTLDDAIVFKSFEKEFLPHLYQQIVVWANSKNYLLHYTPWPKNANSPEFDAWMKSEKYLCCIYESKNEIIDKIKEIREKLMKKRQGA; this is translated from the coding sequence ATGGTGAGGACGCGGAAAAACATCGAAAATATGGAAATTTATGACTACATGAAGGAAATGAGTGAAAAGATATGGACCTACCTGTTCGAAGACTCCCTTGCCCATGAGGCCATATTACATTCCCTAAATGAGTTGGAACAAATTATCATCTCGCGCCTCTTGTTCATACAGCAGGTGGTGTCCGAGAGAGCAATGCGCCTGTGGATAAACCCAAACTctctaaaaaaattaagtgaatgtataaaaaatttagtgGAAGCAAAAATACTCGTAGAAAGCGAAACCAAAAAGGATAACTACAATcagtataaaataaatgaaaaatttagacATACCATGCTGAACaagatttataaaaatagggAGGATAAAATCTTCAtctttaataataatgttaaggaacaaatggaaaaagaaaaaaatctgcaCGAGAATAATTTATATCCCACGAAGGAAGAAGTTGCTAATTATGCACACATGAGGTGGAATAATCTGCTCCATTTTATTGCCTCCCCCAAGTTAAGTCACCTGAACAGTTACATGGTTTACACTAATGGCATATCTGTGGAGCACAGACAGGAGGTCTACCCCCCACAGACTGGCTTGCCAGTCAGCCGAAATGACGATAAGGGTGATCCGAAtaggaataaaaatgtagacaAAGGCGCTACTTCTTTTAATACCCCCTCgaagaaaggaaggaaaaagagtCAGGCGGACGATGAGGAGTACCGCCCCTATGGACACTCCCTGTACGGGGGAGCCGCCCACAATGTGGTGAATTACCCCgcggtgaaggaggaggagaacgaggaggaggaaaatgaagaaaatgacgAGGGGGAGGATGACGACGGGGAGGCggacgaggaggacgatGAGGGGGACAACTCCGACAATGAGGACCACCCGGCGGAGGGGGCAAAATACGAGAAAGGCCCAAACGAAGACGCCAAGTATGACCAGTACGGGTACCACCTCGAGCAGGGCGAATCTGCGGGAGCCCCCCCGATTGGAAGCGCACACAAGCTGCATACCCATGAGGCGAATCAGTATTATACCCATCATAgtgggaggaagaagaaaaaaaagaagaagaagaagaaaaagggagtcTATGCGTACAAGCAGAATGATCTGTACTATAGGAGTCTGCAGAATGTGGAAAATGGCTACCCAAATGGTTATCCAAATGGCTACTCAAATGGCTACCCAAATGGCTACCCAAGTGGCTTCCCAAATGGCTGCCCAAATGGCTTCCCAGAGGAAGACAACAATGACAACTCGTTTTTCTACTCAAATGCAAAGAAGGACGCCTGCCCGTCGTACACCCCGTGCGATAGCCTAATCGAGGTGCTCAAGAGAAAAAACTTCATACTGCAAGATGATGCGAATAGCAACAAGGCGGTGAACATGAGTCGGGAGGCCTTCTCCTGGTTCCTGAAGGATATAAGAAGCAGGATCATTTCCCTGGTGCTCGAATATTTGCTCATCATAGACGACGGCTACGTCACAAACGTTGCCCGGGAAATTTCCACCAAgtataagaagaagaagaatagCAGCGCGGACGCTGGTATCGGCGGGGGAAGTTCTGCGAATGGCCCGAGTGCAGAAAGCGGCTACGCTGGTTATACCGCTTACCCCGAGCATGGCGGAAGCGACAACGTTTACAGTGACCAAATTTCGGCAACCCATCAGGAGAAGCCTAAAAATGATGGAAGTGCACCCCCCTGCTACGTGAcggaagaaaagaaggacCAGAAGAAATCAGAACTGTATGTGAGGGAAACCCTACTGCTGATTCTGTCCATCAGTCAGTGCACCATTAGCCACCCCATATACCTCGACAATTTGACCAAAGCGCAGAaggaatttataaattttggCATCCACATTGGTCTCTTTTTAAAGCGCACCGAGGACTACGTGTTTGTAACTCCCTACGCGTTGCTTCTAACGATCAATAATTTGAATGTGCAGAATTACGTAGCTGTGATGAACAGCCTGACGGTTGAGGGGTTGTCCGAAAATGCCTACAACGAGTATATCGCGATTGGAGAGGATGGAGTGGATAATAATCTCCCCAGCAAGAGCAGCAACGTTGTACCCTCACGCAGTGTAGACATAGCCAGACATGGCCACACcgatgggggggagaagaagataAGCGAAAAGTACTTTCACCACTACTCCCTTTTacaagaggaaaagaaaagaccACCCAAAAGGGGCTCCCATCAAGATATggacaaaatgaagataacACACGAATTAGCTAGCCAGCATTTAtccccagaaaaaaaaatgaatggaaGCAATATCCTCGAAATGGGGCTAATTGTGCAAAGCAACTTTAAAGTATACCTCTATACCAACTCGACGCTgaagataaatattttaagtcATTTGTGCGAACTACAAGCAAGGACCCCCAACATGGTCGTAGGAATTTTAACCAGGAGGAGTGTCCTAAATGCGTACAACTCAGATATCACTGCAAATCAGATTATCAAATTTTTGGAATCCTATGCTCACCCAGGTAGAAGCACTTTTAAAAGCTCCATACCTGTGAATGTGATCACACAACTGAAGCTGTGGGAGTCGGAGAGACATAGGTTAACCCTCGACGATGCCATCGTCTTTAAGTCCTTCGAAAAGGAATTCCTCCCACACCTTTACCAGCAAATCGTTGTCTGGGCCAATAGCAAAAATTACCTACTGCATTATACGCCCTGGCCCAAAAATGCCAACTCCCCGGAATTCGACGCATGGATGAAGTCGGAAAAGTACCTCTGCTGCATCTACGAGTCGAAGAATGAGATCATCGATAAGATTAAGGAGATTCGCGAGAAGCTCATGAAGAAGCGCCAGGGTGCGTAG
- a CDS encoding glucose inhibited division protein A homologue, putative (encoded by transcript PVX_101100A; Apicoplast targeted protein. Curated by Stuart Ralph, Walter and Eliza Hall Institute of Medical Research, Australia.) produces MGANNGALVRLSDGVASCRYGGESRRTANDTVVWHAIPNQHTHIEASFVFFPPPLYRPSPPRSSPRVYLLSEKCNCKELDKNYDVIVIGGGHSGCEASHISAKLRAKTLLITQCRESIGEMSCNPSIGGIGKGILVKEIDALGGLMGKVIDKSGIHFKILNVRKGLAVRGHRAQADRDLYNYHMKEHMNGMKNLHILESTVQSLLIENCRGGSPPSGRRVYGVKNKCACEFYANSVVLTTGTFLGGVCHIGKEKYQGGRIKRVSGGVQREWGVRGGEKSPIRENPLRGEVPTGANPPHGSATGEGTPPPGDGVAYTSCRGHPEKRSGATFDHPEKHRGATFDQLVESSTQSLSNQLRENQFEIKRMKTGTPPRLHIRSIDFTSLEREDSEAENPFYFSFLNSNKVNRNKTLPCYKTYTNERTHELVRTHLNELPDFDCYDKLGNGPRYCPSIAKKVTKFAEKNKHIIWLEPEGFHDVLIYPNGLSSAFPISIQKRIVRSIRGLENAEIVFPAYDVEYYYVNPKCLNYTLETKNIGGLFLAGQICGTTGYEEAACQGIIAGINAAIGARSTPGETKEQFILKRSESYIGVLIHDLINKGITEPYRMFTSRAEYRLYLRPDNCDMRLTPLASKLGIVSDERMYILRQKYSSVNRLICLFKKLQLSYPSQGENPPPSDSPGVDPEHQFVKNSVEAFKPEGKNNVHLEFTSRKGNINSLYTIFRSGVEYPLHTLLRKLQEVPGCTELYSSLSPEQNNIAIYTDNMQLCGLPLHQCGDFLLNSATLETACAEVKYSPYLTKQIREVGKIRGSFDLPIPPDLTYDRLNFPYLSNEEIEKLNKFRPRTLHEANRIEGVTMSAIYYLYYYIKGEKKRVKR; encoded by the exons ATGGGGGCGAACAACGGAGCGCTCGTACGTCTCTCCGATGGGGTGGCTTCTTGCCGATATGGGGGAGAAAGCAGACGTACTGCTAACGACACTGTAGTTTGGCACGCCATACCAAATCAGCACACTCACATTGAAGcgtcttttgttttttttcccccaccccTGTATAGGCCCTCTCCCCCACGAAGTAGCCCCCGCGTATACCTGCTGAGCGAAAAATGCAACTGCAAAGAGTTAGACAAGAACTATGACGTTATAGTCATCGGGGGGGGACACAGCGGCTGTGAGGCCAGCCACATAAGTGCAAAATTAAGAGCCAAAACTTTGCTAATAACTCAGTGTAGGGAGAGCATCGGGGAAATGTCCTGCAACCCATCCATCGGAGGAATTGGCAAAGGCATTCTCGTCAAAGAAATAGATGCGTTGGGAGGACTCATGGGGAAAGTCATAGACAAAAGTGgcatacattttaaaatattaaatgtaaGGAAGGGCCTAGCTGTTAGGGGGCATAGAGCTCAAGCGGATAGAGATCTCTACAACTATCATATGAAGGAGCACATGAATGGtatgaaaaatttgcacatCTTGGAGAGCACAGTGCAGTCCCTGTTAATCGAAAACTGTAGGGGTGGGTCCCCCCCCAGTGGAAGGCGCGTCTACGgagtgaaaaacaaatgcgCGTGTGAGTTTTACGCAAATAGTGTGGTGCTCACCACGGGGACGTTTCTGGGAGGTGTGTGCCACATAGGGAAAGAGAAGtaccagggggggaggatcAAACGGGTGTCCGGGGGGGTGCAGCGTGAGTGGGGAGTAAGAGGTGGGGAAAAGTCCCCCATTAGGGAAAACCCTCTTAGGGGGGAAGTCCCCACGGGGGCGAACCCCCCACACGGAAGCGCGACAGGTGAAGggactcccccccctggcgaTGGAGTAGCCTACACCAGCTGCCGTGGCCATCCCGAAAAACGCAGCGGCGCCACTTTTGACCATCCCGAAAAACACCGCGGCGCCACTTTTGACCAGCTCGTGGAGTCATCCACGCAAAGCCTTTCGAACCAGCTGAGGGAGAACCAGTTTGAGATAAAGAGGATGAAGACGGGGACGCCCCCGAGGCTACACATCCGCAGCATTGACTTTACCTCCCTTGAAAGGGAAGACAGCGAGGCAGAAaacccattttatttctccttccTAAACAGCAACAAGGTTAATAGGAACAAGACATTGCCTTGTTACAAAACGTACACAAATGAAAGAACCCACGAGTTGGTTAGAACCCATTTGAACGAGCTACCCGACTTCGACTGCTATGACAAGCTGGGCAATGGACCTAGGTACTGCCCCTCCATAGCAAAGAAGGTTACAAAATTTGCCGAAAAGAACAAACACATCATCTGGCTAGAGCCCGAGGGATTTCACGACGTACTCATCTACCCGAACGGCTTAAGTTCTGCCTTCCCCATAAGCATACAGAAGCGAATCGTGCGCTCCATCAGGGGGTTAGAAAATGCAGAAATTGTGTTTCCTGCCTACGACGTTGAATACTATTACGTTAACCCTAAGTGTTTGAATTATACGTTGGAGACGAAGAACATCGGGGGTCTCTTTCTCGCCGGACAGATTTGCGGCACAACGGGGTATGAGGAAGCAGCTTGCCAAGGAATAATCGCAGGGATTAATGCAGCAATAGGTGCGAGGAGTACCCCTGGAGAGACAAAGGAGCAgttcattttgaaaagaagTGAAAGCTACATAGGGGTCCTCATCCACGATTTGATAAACAAAGGCATAACAGAGCCGTATAGAATGTTCACGTCCAGAGCAGAATACAGATTGTACCTCAGGCCGGACAATTGCGATATGAGACTCACTCCCCTGGCGAGCAAATTGGGCATCGTGTCCGACGAGAGGATGTACATTCTGAGGCAGAAGTATTCCTCCGTCAATAGGCTCATTTGTCTCTTTAAGAAGCTACAATTGAGTTATCCCAGCCAAGGAGAGAACCCCCCCCCAAGTGATTCACCTGGTGTAGACCCAGAGCAccagtttgtaaaaaactCCGTTGAGGCATTCAAACCAGAGGGTAAAAACAACGTCCATCTGGAATTCACCTCTCGAAAAGGAAACATCAATTCGTTATACACAATTTTTAGAAGCGGAGTTGAATACCCTCTCCACACTTTGCTGAGGAAACTGCAGGAGGTGCCGGGCTGCACTGAATTGTACAGCTCACTTTCGCCTGAACAGAATAATATAGCCATTTATACGGACAACATGCAGCTTTGCGGGTTGCCGCTTCACCAATGTGGCGACTTCCTTCTGAACAGTGCCACTTTGGAGACTGCCTGCGCCGAGGTTAAGTACTCCCCCTACTTGACGAAGCAGATCCGAGAGGTCGGCAAGATTAGGGGCAGCTTCGACTTGCCCATCCCGCCGGATCTCACCTACGACAG GCTCAACTTCCCCTACCTGTCCAAcgaagaaattgaaaaactgAACAAATTCAGGCCGCGCACTTTGCACGAGGCCAACCGAATTGAAGGCGTCACCATGAGCGCCATTTACTATTTGTATTACTACataaagggggagaagaagagggtTAAAAGATAG